A single genomic interval of Penaeus monodon isolate SGIC_2016 chromosome 30, NSTDA_Pmon_1, whole genome shotgun sequence harbors:
- the LOC119592609 gene encoding TWiK family of potassium channels protein 7-like: MEADEFDLEKNKRKETSPSKILVHLLFSHFGIFIVVAIYAAIGAYAFVEIERPHEERLYEIKQEKAVEVNQTMNYMANLFWFYVDKNWTLNSFNATVYKDLKKLESFIISAVQNYHYDGTVMNWDYSWTFPNSLLLTMTIMSTIGYGHISPVTSWGQFFCIIYAIIGCPLLLVFLGNLGNSMAESFTYIYSRCCCRWCRSVRNLSELPPKASKKQRKLLIDDEVGKEEYMPTEHVDVPITLTLVVLYVYIMLGAVLFSVWENWDLGSSSYFTFVTLSTIGYGDMVPGTALLDSQNPGTAGLKMAVCIGYILLGMALLSMCLNLMQEQIVDKCRWLAREIGLSGKDTVESAKGKDKKALDGIDDKKKLDDKKDVDKKDVDKKDVEKAPPKDTLSVPSSAGSRSSLLKSPTHSIPGALDDL, from the exons ATGGAGGCCGACGAATTCGAcctggagaaaaataaaaggaaggagacgTCTCCCAGCAAGATTCTCGTTCACCTTCTCTTCAGCCACTTCGGAATTTTCATTGTTGTGGCGATATATGCTGCTATTG GCGCCTATGCGTTCGTGGAGATCGAGCGTCCTCACGAAGAACGGCTGTATGAGATCAAGCAGGAGAAGGCGGTGGAGGTGAACCAGACGATGAACTACATGGCCAACCTCTTCTGGTTCTACGTAGACAAGAACTGGACTCTGAATTCATTCAACGCCACG GTGTACAAAGACCTCAAGAAGTTGGAATCGTTCATCATATCGGCAGTTCAGAATTACCACTACGATGGAACGGTCATGAACTGGGACTACTCCTGGACTTTCCCTAACTCGCTGCTCCTGACCATGACCATTATGTCGACCATTG GATACGGCCATATATCGCCTGTGACATCGTGGGGGCAGTTCTTCTGCATCATCTACGCGATCATTGGGTGTCCTCTTCTGCTCGTGTTCTTAGGAAATCTCGGAAATTCTATGGCTGAGTCCTTCACTTACATTTACAG TCGCTGCTGCTGTAGATGGTGTCGAAGTGTGCGCAACTTGTCCGAACTGCCTCCCAAGGCAAGCAAAAAACAACGAAAGCTCTTGATTGACGATGAGGTTGGAAAGGAAGAGTACATGCCGACGGAGCAC GTGGACGTTCCCATCACCCTGACCCTCGTGGTGCTGTATGTGTACATCATGCTCGGCGCCGTCCTCTTCTCCGTGTGGGAGAACTGGGACCTcggctcctcctcctacttcaccTTCGTCACCCTCTCCACCATCGGCTACGGGGACATGGTGCCCGGCACGGCGCTGCTAGACAGTCAGAACCCCGGGACAGCGGGTCTCAAGATGGCCGTGTGCATCGGTTACATCTTGCTAG GCATGGCGCTGCTGTCCATGTGCCTCAACCTGATGCAGGAGCAGATCGTCGACAAGTGCCGCTGGCTGGCGCGGGAGATCGGCCTGAGTGGGAAGGACACCGTGGAGTCGGCCAAGGGCAAGGACAAGAAGGCCCTCGACGGCATCGACGACAAGAAGAAACTGGACGACAAAAAGGACGTCGACAAAAAGGACGTCGACAAAAAGGACGTCGAGAAAGCCCCGCCGAAGGACACCCTCTCCGTGCCGAGTTCTGCAGGATCCAGAAGTTCCCTCTTGAAGTCTCCAACGCATTCCATTCCTGGCGCCTTGGACGACTTGTAA